In a genomic window of Acidilobus saccharovorans 345-15:
- the nuoH gene encoding NADH-quinone oxidoreductase subunit NuoH, whose product MITATRVLYDIGWGILHYIIFYPPVYQFVIIPGLVAALVVVIFIIWFERKAAARVQMRYGPLEISPRTGGAPQLIADLVRYMMQEIIVPSAVDFMSYILAPNMSMILSLLPMVAVPMTSIPSYWPIPMSYSLLIAVALSTLSPIFVVMMSWASNSKFSVLGGLRESFIVVAYELIAVISLLSVVPLLHTFDLVTIVDYQFSGRWLGLLNPLALLDAFIAVLMSTSGFPFEIPDSESELVAGPYTEYSGLLYGLNMGGAYIRRWAFSVLIALVFLGGWAPYRPEPGIVLGYLVPSLIVVVKAVIIMAIMSFLRAVYGRYRLDQALSLAWEVLIPIAIAAFGLSVFEAFIGVHP is encoded by the coding sequence ATGATAACGGCCACTAGAGTGCTCTATGATATAGGTTGGGGGATCCTGCACTACATAATTTTCTATCCCCCCGTCTACCAGTTTGTCATAATACCTGGGCTCGTGGCCGCGCTTGTGGTGGTTATATTCATCATATGGTTTGAGCGTAAGGCTGCGGCCAGGGTTCAGATGAGGTACGGACCGCTGGAGATAAGCCCAAGGACAGGAGGGGCCCCGCAGCTGATAGCTGACCTAGTAAGGTACATGATGCAGGAGATCATAGTGCCAAGTGCCGTTGACTTCATGTCATACATACTGGCGCCTAACATGTCTATGATACTTTCGCTTCTGCCTATGGTAGCCGTGCCTATGACCTCAATACCCAGCTACTGGCCCATCCCAATGAGCTACAGCTTACTCATAGCCGTCGCCCTGTCCACCTTGTCCCCTATCTTCGTGGTCATGATGTCGTGGGCCAGCAACAGCAAGTTCTCTGTGCTGGGCGGCCTAAGGGAGTCGTTCATTGTAGTAGCTTATGAGCTCATAGCTGTTATATCACTTCTTTCAGTGGTACCTCTGCTCCACACCTTTGACTTAGTGACCATCGTCGACTATCAGTTCAGCGGACGCTGGCTTGGGCTTCTGAACCCCTTAGCCCTGCTTGACGCCTTCATAGCGGTGCTCATGTCCACCAGCGGCTTCCCCTTCGAGATACCCGACTCCGAGAGCGAACTTGTAGCTGGGCCGTACACGGAGTACTCAGGCCTCCTCTACGGCCTTAACATGGGAGGGGCCTACATAAGGCGCTGGGCCTTCTCAGTCCTGATAGCCCTGGTGTTCCTAGGCGGCTGGGCGCCTTACAGGCCAGAGCCAGGCATAGTACTCGGCTACCTTGTGCCAAGCCTCATAGTGGTTGTTAAGGCCGTTATAATTATGGCCATAATGAGCTTCCTGCGCGCGGTCTACGGAAGGTACAGGCTTGACCAGGCGCTGAGCCTGGCCTGGGAGGTGCTCATACCCATAGCAATAGCGGCCTTTGGCCTGAGCGTGTTTGAGGCGTTTATTGGGGTGCACCCATGA
- a CDS encoding NADH-quinone oxidoreductase subunit D, translating into MSAQDSSSGVPHLPGMEVRPVERNVYEVQIGPAHPGSGHMRIIVELDGDVMVRVDPDIGFVHRTMEKLAEGRDWIKNIPLFERMAILDACNITLPYVEAVEKLLDIEPPERAKYLRTLLCEINRIASHLYGMGIFGVFLGHSTLYMWAFGDREVFVQLAEDLTGARLTHSYPVFGGVRRDMPDDFPENARKAVRYMRNRLNEYAKIFLNNPNIRKRLEGVGVISKTRAAELGIAGPNARASGIKYDVRLVEPYEAYPELDFEIPVFEEGDSLARAWMRVEEIRQSLNIIEQAVDWLEKHPREGFMHDKFWKAAPKLYKDVYEGNIPYAGKYRVKLMPLFATLKVPAGKAAARVEAGRGEMFYYVESDGKDVPYRVRVVSPSFRNVIAFKYVMPGHRLMDLPTIYGSFDYFPPEWDR; encoded by the coding sequence ATGTCCGCGCAGGATTCAAGCAGCGGCGTACCGCACCTGCCTGGCATGGAGGTAAGGCCGGTCGAGAGGAACGTCTACGAGGTTCAGATAGGACCGGCCCACCCAGGCTCAGGCCACATGAGGATAATAGTGGAGCTCGACGGCGACGTGATGGTAAGGGTTGACCCAGACATAGGCTTCGTTCACAGAACCATGGAGAAGCTGGCCGAGGGCAGGGACTGGATAAAGAACATACCGCTCTTCGAGAGGATGGCAATACTGGACGCATGTAATATAACCCTGCCCTACGTTGAGGCCGTTGAGAAGCTCCTCGACATAGAACCGCCCGAGAGGGCTAAGTACCTCAGGACTCTCCTCTGTGAAATAAACAGGATAGCAAGCCACCTCTACGGCATGGGAATTTTTGGCGTCTTCCTTGGGCACTCGACGCTCTACATGTGGGCCTTCGGCGACAGGGAGGTCTTTGTACAGCTCGCCGAGGACCTCACGGGCGCAAGGCTAACTCACAGCTACCCAGTCTTCGGCGGTGTAAGGAGGGACATGCCAGATGACTTCCCTGAGAACGCAAGGAAAGCCGTCAGGTATATGAGGAACAGACTAAACGAGTACGCCAAGATATTCCTGAACAACCCAAACATAAGGAAGAGACTAGAGGGCGTTGGAGTGATCTCCAAGACCAGGGCGGCGGAGCTTGGCATAGCAGGGCCCAATGCTAGGGCCAGCGGCATCAAGTATGACGTAAGGCTTGTCGAGCCCTACGAGGCCTACCCAGAGCTTGACTTTGAGATACCCGTGTTTGAGGAGGGGGACTCGCTCGCCAGGGCCTGGATGAGAGTCGAGGAAATAAGGCAGAGCCTCAACATAATAGAGCAGGCCGTGGACTGGCTGGAGAAGCACCCAAGGGAGGGCTTCATGCACGACAAGTTCTGGAAGGCTGCGCCTAAGCTCTATAAGGACGTATACGAGGGCAACATACCGTACGCCGGCAAGTACAGGGTCAAGTTGATGCCTCTGTTTGCAACGCTCAAGGTCCCTGCCGGTAAGGCTGCGGCCAGGGTTGAGGCCGGAAGGGGCGAGATGTTCTACTACGTTGAGAGCGACGGGAAGGACGTTCCGTACAGAGTAAGGGTGGTGTCACCTTCGTTCAGAAATGTGATAGCGTTCAAGTATGTTATGCCTGGGCACAGGCTCATGGACTTGCCTACAATATATGGTAGTTTTGATTACTTCCCACCTGAGTGGGACAGGTGA
- a CDS encoding NADH-quinone oxidoreductase subunit C gives MVTAEELQKSILEALKDYKPQVEPSKGYIDVVVPVEHLVDAARKLKDMGFDHVISVGAVDYLTKKQLKIMYHLTSYLNEDLSRFMVSLSTYVSRDNPHCPSLTPVWLSAEFHEREEYEMFGITFDGHPDLRLLLLTPVVAALKPLRKDFIVKEESDNIEADYEGFKATKWW, from the coding sequence GTGGTTACAGCTGAGGAGCTTCAAAAGAGCATCCTTGAGGCTCTGAAGGATTATAAGCCGCAGGTCGAGCCGTCCAAAGGCTATATAGATGTAGTTGTCCCCGTTGAGCACCTGGTTGACGCCGCCAGGAAGCTGAAGGACATGGGTTTTGACCACGTGATATCGGTTGGTGCTGTTGACTATCTAACCAAGAAACAGCTTAAGATCATGTACCACCTGACCAGTTACCTTAACGAGGACCTCTCCAGGTTCATGGTGTCTCTTTCAACCTACGTGAGCAGGGATAACCCTCACTGTCCAAGCCTCACGCCAGTGTGGCTGAGCGCTGAATTCCATGAGAGGGAGGAGTATGAGATGTTTGGGATAACCTTTGACGGCCACCCAGACCTTAGGCTGCTCCTTCTGACGCCCGTGGTGGCGGCGCTTAAGCCCTTGCGTAAGGACTTCATAGTGAAGGAGGAAAGTGACAACATAGAAGCTGACTATGAAGGTTTTAAGGCAACTAAGTGGTGGTAA
- a CDS encoding NADH-quinone oxidoreductase subunit B, with amino-acid sequence MAQVQERAKEGKAYIGNLEVAAQLAKESLIKGTIAKVVDWATAFSLWPVHLMTSCCGCEIGAAWGPRFDNERYGSLPWVSPRQTNLIIIEGTVTKKMACTVRITWEQMPFPKFVIAMGACSLDGGIFYNSYNIVRPWQVVPVDIYIPGCPPRPEAVARSIVELQKIIRSRGVASKWVVEGVRKDLKYILPKEDLCGWRGEGGGYS; translated from the coding sequence ATGGCTCAGGTGCAGGAGAGGGCGAAGGAGGGTAAGGCTTATATAGGTAACCTTGAGGTAGCAGCTCAGCTGGCTAAGGAGAGCCTCATCAAGGGGACCATAGCTAAGGTCGTCGACTGGGCCACGGCTTTCAGCCTGTGGCCTGTTCACCTGATGACCAGCTGCTGCGGCTGTGAAATAGGAGCTGCCTGGGGCCCCAGGTTTGACAACGAGAGGTACGGCTCGCTTCCATGGGTTAGCCCAAGGCAGACTAACCTGATAATAATTGAGGGCACTGTGACAAAGAAGATGGCGTGTACCGTCAGGATAACGTGGGAGCAGATGCCTTTCCCCAAGTTTGTCATAGCCATGGGCGCCTGCTCACTTGATGGCGGCATCTTCTACAACAGCTATAATATAGTTAGGCCATGGCAGGTGGTCCCTGTGGACATCTATATACCAGGGTGCCCGCCAAGGCCCGAGGCCGTTGCCAGATCCATAGTAGAGCTTCAGAAGATCATAAGAAGCCGCGGCGTCGCCTCAAAGTGGGTCGTTGAGGGGGTTAGGAAGGACCTGAAGTACATCCTGCCTAAGGAGGACCTCTGTGGGTGGAGGGGTGAGGGCGGTGGTTACAGCTGA
- the ndhC gene encoding NADH-quinone oxidoreductase subunit A, producing MSIAYSPLVLAANSFIIVPTIILAVLVGTILLLRMLLRPAGYIESKEPYKYRLFESSNPPRGVGKSRLSYQYFGYLIMFLAVEPAVVLLTFLASAPSEYSRDLLLLYLVMVAVFAPLLAYGAYVSRRIEEWRD from the coding sequence TTGTCTATAGCCTACAGTCCCTTAGTGCTCGCCGCCAATTCATTCATAATAGTGCCAACAATAATTCTAGCCGTGCTGGTTGGCACGATACTTCTCCTCCGCATGCTGCTTAGGCCCGCCGGCTACATAGAGTCCAAGGAGCCCTACAAGTACAGGCTTTTCGAGTCCTCCAACCCGCCGAGGGGGGTTGGCAAGTCCAGGCTTTCCTACCAGTACTTCGGTTACCTTATAATGTTCCTCGCCGTAGAGCCAGCGGTCGTGCTGTTAACGTTCCTAGCGTCTGCCCCCTCAGAGTATAGTCGGGACCTTCTCCTGCTCTACCTTGTAATGGTGGCCGTTTTTGCCCCTCTGTTGGCATATGGCGCATATGTGTCTAGGAGGATAGAGGAGTGGAGGGATTAG
- a CDS encoding prefoldin subunit beta → MVERVPPEAEVKYNKYLQLRDTYNAIVQQRLAAESSLSEIEKVIETLNGLSDSAEVYKMAGFVLVKSTKGDLLKELQDRKENLELKIKALKNQENLVKDELDKVAGELQRLLQGAVGGGGAAGPAGGS, encoded by the coding sequence GTGGTAGAGAGAGTGCCTCCAGAGGCCGAGGTCAAATATAACAAGTACCTTCAGCTTAGGGACACCTACAACGCGATAGTTCAGCAGAGGCTCGCCGCCGAGTCGTCCCTAAGCGAGATAGAGAAGGTAATAGAGACCCTCAACGGGCTCTCGGACAGCGCGGAGGTCTATAAGATGGCAGGCTTCGTCCTTGTTAAGTCGACAAAGGGCGACCTGCTCAAGGAGCTGCAGGACCGCAAGGAGAACCTGGAGCTTAAGATTAAGGCGCTTAAGAACCAGGAGAACCTAGTGAAAGACGAACTTGACAAGGTGGCCGGAGAGCTACAGCGTCTGCTGCAGGGGGCTGTAGGAGGCGGCGGAGCCGCAGGCCCCGCAGGGGGCTCTTAG
- a CDS encoding DHH family phosphoesterase, whose translation MRAGPGSPGSQELYEELTKLVKGSGVKVLMHGNADLDAVASALLVCRLLEGVSSSCCLYSPQGLSKQSRELLTSLSLDIPLCDSLDNQQAGVLITVDASNISQLGVNGDALRGAKLVVIDHHSPGSLHTMATLLISDESAPSCVEVVLSLAAPGILKLKPTEATLLLTAILEETSFLERASISTFRYIVKLMEMGADYAFAVSFLRQSNDEPIDKRAARLKGLSRAAVSVVCGQLAVAVTHVGSFEAEVARSMISLGADVAAVINDERVSLRVSRRALKLNIRASELAAFIAERLGGEGGGHDGAAALRLKSPNQTTIDKVLGLAVNFVRQRCGDASG comes from the coding sequence TTGCGCGCAGGGCCTGGCAGCCCAGGTTCACAGGAGCTTTATGAGGAGCTCACTAAGTTAGTTAAGGGCTCCGGCGTCAAGGTACTAATGCACGGCAACGCTGACCTTGACGCCGTCGCCTCCGCTCTTCTGGTGTGCAGGCTCCTGGAGGGGGTCTCCAGTAGCTGCTGCCTCTACTCGCCTCAGGGTCTGAGCAAGCAGTCCAGGGAGCTGCTAACTTCACTTTCGCTTGACATACCCCTGTGCGACAGCCTAGACAACCAGCAGGCGGGAGTGCTTATAACAGTGGACGCCAGCAATATATCACAGCTCGGAGTTAACGGTGATGCCCTGAGAGGGGCAAAGTTAGTCGTAATAGACCACCACAGCCCGGGGAGCCTGCACACGATGGCCACCCTTCTAATAAGTGACGAGAGCGCTCCGTCGTGCGTAGAGGTGGTCCTTTCGCTTGCCGCTCCTGGGATCCTTAAGCTAAAGCCAACCGAGGCCACCCTCTTACTTACGGCAATACTTGAGGAGACCTCGTTCCTGGAGAGGGCGTCAATAAGCACTTTCAGGTACATAGTTAAGTTAATGGAGATGGGCGCGGACTACGCCTTTGCTGTTAGCTTCTTGAGGCAGAGCAATGACGAGCCTATAGACAAAAGGGCCGCAAGGCTTAAGGGCCTTTCGAGGGCGGCGGTTAGCGTTGTCTGCGGCCAGTTGGCTGTGGCGGTGACCCACGTAGGCTCCTTCGAGGCCGAGGTAGCTAGGTCTATGATATCCCTGGGCGCCGACGTTGCGGCTGTAATTAATGATGAGAGAGTGTCGCTGCGGGTCTCGAGGCGCGCCCTTAAGCTCAACATTAGGGCGTCTGAACTGGCGGCCTTCATAGCTGAGAGGTTAGGCGGCGAGGGAGGAGGCCATGATGGGGCCGCGGCTCTCAGGTTAAAGTCCCCAAACCAGACTACTATTGATAAGGTGCTAGGCCTCGCGGTTAACTTTGTGAGGCAGCGCTGCGGTGATGCCAGTGGTTGA
- a CDS encoding ERCC4 domain-containing protein, producing MPVVEGSATKRTRVYADVREEASGVPSLLESLGVLVIRKQLPEGDYIIPPDIVVERKNAKDFVSSLFDGRLFDQASRMRNDYEEVFYIIEGDFSRELRYWSDKERQLIGALATLVASYNVKLLWSGSARQTAEYLASLASKYLTKGRGSRPVIINKKPSAQSLREWQLYIVESFPGIGAKTAERILEKFGSLESFFNASLAELASVEGVGESKAARIKELLKAPFKGERRVTTLDKFYGNPAGANSSSDNDK from the coding sequence ATGCCAGTGGTTGAAGGAAGCGCCACCAAAAGGACTAGGGTTTATGCTGACGTGAGGGAGGAGGCCTCAGGGGTTCCGTCGCTGCTGGAATCCCTGGGAGTCCTTGTAATAAGGAAGCAGCTTCCTGAAGGGGATTACATAATACCGCCCGACATAGTCGTTGAGAGGAAGAACGCCAAGGACTTCGTCTCGTCGCTGTTTGACGGGAGGCTCTTCGACCAGGCCTCAAGGATGAGGAACGATTATGAGGAGGTTTTCTATATAATAGAGGGTGACTTCTCCAGGGAGCTGCGGTACTGGAGCGACAAGGAGAGGCAACTAATAGGGGCCCTCGCAACGCTTGTGGCAAGCTATAACGTTAAGCTCCTCTGGAGCGGCTCTGCTAGGCAGACGGCCGAGTACCTGGCGTCGCTGGCCTCCAAGTACCTCACTAAGGGCAGAGGTTCAAGGCCAGTCATTATAAATAAGAAACCATCAGCGCAGTCGCTGAGGGAGTGGCAGCTCTATATAGTTGAGTCATTTCCAGGCATAGGGGCTAAGACTGCCGAGAGGATACTTGAGAAGTTCGGATCGCTGGAGTCGTTTTTTAACGCCAGCCTGGCGGAGCTGGCATCTGTTGAGGGCGTCGGCGAGTCCAAGGCTGCCAGGATAAAGGAGCTCCTTAAGGCGCCCTTTAAGGGCGAGAGAAGGGTCACCACCCTGGACAAATTCTACGGAAACCCCGCAGGCGCTAATAGCTCTTCCGACAATGACAAGTAA
- a CDS encoding polyprenyl synthetase family protein codes for MKQEYSEEEFRAILSKWESTRTMIEPELNSIVSRLEMAGLEGLASYIVKGGKMFRGFMTMLFAEAAGGNLDRAKDAAIAVELVQGASLALDDIIDKDAERRGGPSAWVLYGIGKSAMASLLLVPTALKLVEQYGPLALSYSITAWESMVRGEIMDAYSSLNLEPVEYLQLASLKTGSLFSLASTLGVIAANHEEYAERAWNYGNIVGTAYQLADDITDFANYARGAKDKLDPSERLFLRWAETELKARGEDEVIEKGVEYLNDILKRSISSLSFLPPGPATKMIAELPWFMASKMLESANLSLSKFDQQP; via the coding sequence GTGAAGCAAGAGTATTCTGAAGAGGAGTTCAGGGCTATCCTAAGCAAGTGGGAGAGCACAAGAACTATGATAGAGCCTGAGCTAAACTCTATTGTGTCAAGGCTTGAGATGGCCGGGCTCGAGGGCCTTGCTTCATATATAGTTAAGGGAGGCAAGATGTTTAGAGGCTTCATGACAATGCTGTTTGCAGAGGCCGCTGGAGGTAATCTTGACAGAGCGAAGGATGCCGCGATTGCAGTAGAGCTAGTTCAAGGGGCCAGCCTTGCGCTTGATGATATTATAGATAAGGACGCCGAAAGAAGGGGAGGCCCCTCCGCTTGGGTACTTTACGGGATTGGCAAGAGCGCCATGGCTTCCCTTTTACTAGTGCCCACCGCGCTAAAATTAGTCGAGCAGTACGGTCCCTTGGCGTTGAGTTATAGCATCACCGCATGGGAATCCATGGTCAGAGGTGAAATCATGGACGCTTACTCCTCCCTCAACTTAGAGCCTGTAGAGTATCTGCAGCTTGCATCGCTTAAGACCGGCAGCCTCTTCTCGCTAGCCTCAACCTTAGGTGTTATAGCAGCCAACCATGAAGAGTACGCCGAGAGGGCCTGGAATTACGGCAACATTGTTGGCACCGCCTATCAGCTAGCTGATGACATAACGGACTTCGCTAACTATGCGAGAGGGGCCAAGGATAAGCTAGACCCCAGCGAGAGGCTCTTCCTAAGGTGGGCTGAGACTGAACTGAAGGCCCGCGGAGAGGATGAGGTTATAGAGAAGGGAGTTGAGTACCTCAACGACATTCTTAAGAGGTCAATCAGCTCCTTGAGCTTCCTGCCGCCAGGGCCAGCAACTAAGATGATAGCCGAGCTGCCATGGTTTATGGCATCTAAGATGCTAGAATCGGCCAACCTCTCGCTAAGTAAGTTTGACCAGCAGCCGTAA
- a CDS encoding elongation factor EF-2 has product MGARVKMVSEIEKIMSNIEQVRNIGVIAHVDHGKTTTSDALLAGAGIISERVAGEALALDYLNVEKERQMTVKAANASLYHEYNGKGYVINLIDTPGHIDFTGMVTRSLRVLDGAIVVVDAAEGVMTQTETVLRQALEERVRPVLYINKIDRLIKELRLTSSQLQDRLVEIIKDVNNLIDMYAEPEFKDKWKLNPAAGNVAFGSAKDQWGITVPIASKKGINFQQIIDAYSSDDKDKIAALTKKAPLHEALLDMVVKFVPNPKEAQKYRIPKIWKGDLNSDLGKAMLEADPNGPVVFYVNAIHVEKAGLVATGRVFSGTLEPGKELYVVSQDVTGRVLQVSLYMGPFRELTQRVTAGNIAAIMGIDNLRAGETLVESQYKSQGAPFEQLHYIAEPVVTIAIEPAKVQDLPKLVDSLRKLTIEDPNLVAKINEETGEYLLSGMGQLHLEIALWMLKEIYGLEVKASQPIIVYRESVREKSQVFEGKSPNKHNRFYLSVEPLNDETIDLIHRGAVREDQDSRDRAKILKEQAGWDYDEARRIWAIDENINVFVDMTSGVQYLKDVKDTIIGGFRIAVKEGPLAAEPVRGIKVVLHDAEVHEDPVHRGPGQIYPAVRNAIWAGILTSRPTLLEPIQKLDIRIPMEYLSAVTTIIVKKRGKIIDVENTPSGTRVLAEIPIAESFDLAAELRGSTAGKALWGTEFSRWAPVPDSMLDDLIRKIRERKGLPQKLPSLSDLLGP; this is encoded by the coding sequence ATGGGCGCTCGAGTTAAAATGGTCTCAGAGATCGAGAAGATAATGAGCAACATAGAGCAGGTAAGAAACATAGGCGTCATAGCGCATGTAGACCATGGTAAAACCACTACTAGCGACGCCCTGCTAGCAGGCGCCGGAATCATATCTGAGAGAGTTGCCGGCGAGGCGCTGGCCCTGGACTACCTTAACGTGGAGAAGGAGAGGCAGATGACAGTAAAGGCCGCCAACGCAAGTCTATACCACGAGTATAACGGCAAGGGATACGTGATTAACCTAATTGACACCCCAGGCCACATAGACTTCACAGGAATGGTCACAAGGAGCCTGAGGGTGCTTGATGGAGCTATTGTAGTTGTTGACGCTGCGGAGGGCGTCATGACCCAGACAGAGACCGTTCTAAGGCAGGCCCTGGAGGAGAGGGTTAGGCCCGTACTCTACATAAACAAGATAGACAGGCTCATAAAGGAGCTGAGGCTGACCTCCTCCCAGCTGCAGGACAGGCTCGTGGAGATAATAAAGGACGTCAACAACCTCATAGACATGTACGCTGAGCCGGAGTTCAAGGACAAGTGGAAGCTGAACCCGGCGGCCGGGAACGTAGCCTTTGGAAGCGCTAAGGACCAGTGGGGCATAACTGTGCCGATAGCCTCCAAGAAGGGTATAAACTTCCAGCAGATCATAGACGCTTACTCAAGCGATGATAAGGACAAGATAGCAGCGCTTACTAAGAAGGCTCCGCTGCACGAGGCCCTGCTGGACATGGTCGTCAAGTTCGTCCCCAACCCGAAGGAGGCGCAGAAGTATAGGATTCCAAAGATATGGAAGGGAGATCTCAACAGCGACCTTGGAAAGGCCATGCTAGAGGCTGACCCCAACGGGCCCGTCGTGTTCTATGTAAATGCCATTCATGTTGAGAAGGCAGGCCTAGTGGCCACGGGCAGGGTGTTCTCAGGCACCCTTGAGCCAGGCAAGGAGCTCTACGTGGTGTCCCAGGACGTCACAGGCAGGGTGCTGCAGGTAAGCCTTTACATGGGCCCCTTCAGGGAGCTGACGCAGAGGGTCACGGCTGGCAACATAGCTGCCATAATGGGCATAGATAACCTTAGAGCTGGAGAGACGCTTGTTGAGAGCCAGTACAAGTCGCAGGGCGCCCCGTTCGAGCAGCTACACTACATAGCCGAGCCTGTAGTGACCATAGCAATAGAGCCGGCCAAGGTACAGGACCTGCCTAAGCTTGTGGACTCTCTGAGAAAGCTTACCATAGAGGACCCGAACCTGGTAGCTAAGATCAATGAGGAGACTGGCGAGTACCTCCTCTCAGGAATGGGGCAGCTCCACCTAGAGATAGCGCTCTGGATGCTGAAGGAGATTTACGGCCTAGAGGTCAAGGCCAGCCAGCCAATAATAGTTTACAGGGAGTCCGTGAGGGAGAAGAGCCAGGTCTTCGAGGGCAAGAGCCCCAACAAACACAACAGGTTCTACCTGAGCGTTGAGCCGCTAAACGACGAGACCATAGACCTCATACACAGGGGTGCCGTGAGGGAGGATCAGGATTCGAGGGACAGGGCCAAGATACTCAAGGAACAGGCCGGCTGGGACTACGACGAGGCCAGGAGAATCTGGGCCATAGATGAAAACATCAATGTCTTCGTAGACATGACGTCAGGAGTGCAGTACCTCAAGGATGTCAAGGATACCATAATTGGCGGCTTCAGAATAGCAGTAAAGGAGGGTCCACTGGCGGCTGAGCCCGTCAGAGGTATCAAGGTAGTACTTCACGATGCTGAAGTACACGAGGACCCGGTGCACAGGGGGCCTGGCCAGATATACCCAGCCGTGAGGAACGCCATATGGGCTGGCATACTTACCTCGAGGCCAACGCTGCTGGAGCCTATACAGAAGCTTGACATAAGAATACCGATGGAGTACCTCAGCGCAGTAACCACGATAATAGTCAAGAAGCGTGGAAAGATAATCGACGTGGAGAACACGCCGAGCGGCACCAGGGTGCTCGCTGAGATACCAATAGCTGAGAGCTTTGACCTGGCAGCAGAGCTGAGAGGGTCCACTGCAGGAAAGGCCCTGTGGGGCACGGAGTTCAGCAGATGGGCCCCTGTGCCTGACAGCATGCTTGACGACCTAATAAGGAAGATAAGGGAGAGGAAGGGACTCCCACAAAAGCTACCAAGCCTCTCAGACCTGCTAGGGCCTTAA
- a CDS encoding DUF371 domain-containing protein, with protein sequence MSELASRWFHFRAKGHVNVTARHRTTIEITKEETLTPRGDCIIGVSSEASASSLPDWLRDELRNPNNAVLVVLCSSGLCDAVIGHGDPRITASNNMKIIIRKSDYVEGSTIMVRSNKAAADLNRELISRLAHGDDLHVYITYLPLITSNSHKNNI encoded by the coding sequence GTGAGCGAGCTCGCGAGCAGATGGTTTCACTTCAGAGCCAAGGGCCACGTTAATGTAACCGCCAGGCACAGAACTACAATAGAGATAACTAAAGAGGAAACCCTAACCCCAAGGGGTGACTGTATAATTGGCGTGTCGTCAGAGGCCAGCGCTTCCAGCCTCCCCGACTGGCTTAGGGATGAGCTGAGGAACCCTAACAATGCAGTGCTTGTCGTCCTATGCTCCAGTGGCCTCTGCGATGCCGTCATAGGTCACGGGGATCCTAGGATAACGGCCTCTAACAACATGAAGATTATAATAAGAAAGAGTGATTACGTTGAAGGCTCGACAATCATGGTGAGGAGCAACAAGGCAGCCGCAGACCTTAATAGGGAGCTAATTTCACGACTTGCGCATGGTGATGATCTGCACGTATACATAACTTATTTGCCCCTCATTACGAGTAACTCCCACAAAAATAACATCTAA
- a CDS encoding protein-L-isoaspartate(D-aspartate) O-methyltransferase gives MAGLKQDAFEVARRKLVDDLKLRGYLKSQAIERAMLSVPRELFVPEGVRDRAYEDRPLPIGYGQTISAPSMVAYMTELLEVSEGMKVLEVGTGSGYQAAILAMIVGDRGHVWTVERIAELASRAKETIESLGLGGRVTVIVGDGSLGYPPAAPYDRIIVTAASPKVPRPLVEQLAEGGLMVIPVGSKEEQVLTIVRKREGQVFQQSDIEVLFVPLVGAEAWDH, from the coding sequence TTGGCCGGCTTAAAGCAGGACGCCTTTGAAGTGGCCAGAAGGAAGCTTGTAGATGATCTTAAGCTAAGGGGGTATCTGAAGAGCCAGGCAATCGAGAGGGCCATGCTGAGCGTTCCAAGGGAGCTCTTCGTGCCTGAGGGGGTCAGGGACCGGGCTTATGAAGACAGGCCGCTCCCCATAGGTTATGGGCAGACCATAAGTGCGCCGAGCATGGTAGCCTACATGACGGAGCTCTTAGAGGTCTCAGAAGGCATGAAGGTCCTCGAGGTTGGGACGGGGTCAGGCTACCAGGCGGCGATCCTGGCTATGATTGTAGGTGACAGGGGGCACGTGTGGACTGTGGAGCGCATAGCAGAGCTTGCAAGTAGAGCCAAGGAGACCATAGAGTCCCTAGGCCTCGGAGGAAGGGTCACCGTAATCGTGGGCGACGGGAGCCTAGGATATCCACCGGCGGCGCCCTACGATAGGATAATAGTGACCGCCGCGTCCCCAAAGGTCCCAAGGCCGCTCGTGGAGCAGCTCGCAGAAGGAGGCCTCATGGTTATACCTGTGGGAAGCAAGGAGGAGCAGGTGCTTACCATAGTCAGAAAGAGGGAGGGCCAGGTCTTTCAACAGAGCGACATAGAGGTTCTTTTTGTCCCCCTGGTCGGGGCTGAGGCGTGGGACCATTAG